Proteins encoded together in one Phyllostomus discolor isolate MPI-MPIP mPhyDis1 chromosome 6, mPhyDis1.pri.v3, whole genome shotgun sequence window:
- the LOC114499956 gene encoding tripartite motif-containing protein 5-like isoform X4, whose translation MDSGILLKLKEEMTCPICLELLTEPLSLCCGHTFCQACITANYKESMVSEKGQNSCPMCRSSYQPGILKPNWHMANIVKTLREAKLSPDEEQKRDLCERHGEKLLLFCKEDGKFICWLCERSQEHRGHHTFLMEEVAQEYKEKLQAALDRLRAKQQKAEKLEADIKEEGTSWKNLIENERQIVQDCFKNLRGILDSEEQKELQKLAKEEADILHDLEQSESELVQQSLVLRDLMSELEYRLQGSTVKMLQDVNGIMERSKTFTLKKPKTVSKEQRRVFQVPDLNEMLQAFNELTDVRRYWVHITLQPSMDKQNVAISADRMQVRYEHHLDANTKASAVLGSLAITSGKHYWEVDVSEKQSWYLGVYGEKDSDTSSDQPKRCFWVIGLENQFKYNVFGEFSSFDPLKLTPSLTVPPRRVGVFLDYDACTVSFYNVTNHGFLIHTFSSCSFSQKVYPYFCPMTCTGPMTLCSPSS comes from the exons ATGGATTCAGGAATCCTGTTGAAATTAAAGGAGGAGATGACCTGCCCCATCTGCCTGGAGCTCCTGACAGAACCCCTGAGCCTGTGCTGTGGGCACACCTTCTGCCAAGCCTGCATCACTGCAAACTACAAAGAATCCATGGTCAGTGAAAAGGGGCAGAACAGCTGTCCTATGTGCCGAAGTAGTTACCAGCCTGGGATCCTAAAGCCTAATTGGCATATGGCCAACATCGTAAAGACACTTAGGGAGGCCAAGTTGAGTCCAGATGAGGAGCAAAAGAGAGATCTCTGTGAGCGCCATGGAGAGAAACTCCTGCTCTTCTGTAAGGAGGATGGGAAGTTCATTTGCTGGCTTTGTGAGAGATCACAAGAGCACCGTGGTCATCATACATTCCTCATGGAGGAAGTTGCCCAGGAGTACAAG GAAAAGCTGCAGGCAGCTCTGGACAGGCTGAGGGCTAAACAGCAGAAAGCTGAGAAGTTGGAAGCTGACATCAAAGAAGAGGGAACTTCCTGGAAG AATCTGATAGAAAATGAGAGACAAATTGTCCAGGATTGCTTTAAAAACCTGAGAGGCATCCTGGACTCTGAAGAGCAGAAGGAGCTACAAAAGCTGGCAAAGGAGGAGGCAGATATTCTCCATGACCTGGAACAGTCTGAGAGTGAGCTGGTCCAACAGAGCCTGGTGTTGAGAGATCTCATGTCAGAGTTGGAGTATCGATTGCAGGGGTCAACGGTGAAAATGCTGCAG GATGTGAATGGCATCATGGAAAG GAGTAAGACCTTTACTTTGAAGAAGCCAAAAACTGTCTCCAAGGAACAAAGGAGAGTGTTCCAAGTTCCTGACCTGAATGAGATGCTGCAAGCGTTTAATG aaCTGACTGATGTGCGCCGTTATTGGG TTCACATTACCCTGCAACCTTccatggacaaacaaaatgttgCCATTTCTGCAGATCGGATGCAAGTGAGATATGAGCACCATCTTGATGCAAATACGAAGGCTTCTGCTGTACTTGGCTCACTGGCTATCACGTCAGGGAAACATTACTGGGAGGTGGATGTGTCAGAGAAACAATCCTGGTACTTGGGGGTATATGGCGAAAAAGACTCTGACACCTCTAGTGATCAACCTAAACGATGCTTCTGGGTTATAGGATTAGAGAATCAgtttaaatataatgtttttgGGGAATTTTCCTCCTTTGATCCCTTGAAATTAACCCCAAGTCTGACTGTTCCTCCCCGCCGTGTTGGCGTTTTCCTAGACTATGATGCTTGCACTGTCTCATTTTATAATGTCACAAACCATGGGTTTCTCATCCATACATTCTCTTCATGTTCCTTTTCTCAGAAAGTGTATCCATATTTCTGTCCTATGACATGTACTGGCCCCATGACACTGTGTTCTCCAAGCTCTTAA